From one Agrobacterium fabrum str. C58 genomic stretch:
- a CDS encoding ABC transporter ATP-binding protein, translating into MSHSTTSADVVLSVRNLTVDLPRGMERSHAVKDISFDLHAGEILCIIGESGSGKSVTASTIMGLLSPVITVSSGEIQFKGMDILAAKEEKIRPLRGQAVSIIFQDPLSALNPLMTVGDQVAEVLEAHGVGTRETRNAKVLELLEEVGLPDPLLMRLQYPFRLSGGQRQRVMIAMALALDPDVLIADEPTTALDVTTQAQILELIRKIQKRKNMSVMFITHDFGVVAEIADRVVVMEKGYLVEQGRADQVLINPVHPYTQRLVAAVPRMRSVERSIDEEVPVVLEVENLEKEYRSSGSFFRKARTVKAVNNVSFKLRKGQTLGVVGESGSGKSSLGRVLLKLLDPDGGAIRFDGRDIATMDESAFRALRPYIQMIFQDPFASLNPRHTIGKILTVGPLAHGMALHEARTKALGILKLVGLDEQAYDRFPHEFSGGQRQRIGIARALMFDPVVLVADEAVSALDVSIQAQVLELLARVQREMKVAMIFITHDLRVASQICDDVLVMHKGTVVEQGPPTKIFRAPTHPYTQKLVAAIPGADWEPSAEVAHM; encoded by the coding sequence ATGTCGCATTCAACCACGTCGGCCGACGTGGTGCTTTCCGTTCGTAATCTCACGGTGGATTTGCCGCGAGGAATGGAGCGCAGCCACGCGGTCAAAGATATTTCGTTCGACCTCCACGCAGGTGAGATCCTTTGCATTATCGGTGAATCCGGATCCGGCAAGTCCGTCACCGCAAGCACGATCATGGGGCTGCTGTCGCCTGTCATCACCGTCAGTTCCGGAGAAATTCAATTCAAGGGAATGGATATACTCGCGGCGAAGGAGGAGAAGATCCGGCCTTTGCGTGGCCAGGCTGTGTCTATCATTTTCCAGGACCCGCTTTCAGCACTCAATCCGTTGATGACCGTCGGCGATCAGGTTGCCGAGGTACTTGAAGCGCACGGTGTCGGCACGCGTGAGACCCGTAACGCCAAGGTTCTGGAGCTGCTGGAAGAGGTCGGCCTTCCCGACCCGCTGTTGATGCGGCTCCAATATCCATTCCGCCTGTCTGGCGGGCAGCGCCAGCGCGTCATGATCGCCATGGCGCTGGCGCTTGATCCGGATGTGCTGATCGCAGATGAGCCCACGACCGCACTTGATGTGACCACTCAGGCACAAATTCTTGAGCTCATCCGCAAAATTCAGAAACGAAAAAATATGAGTGTGATGTTCATCACCCATGACTTCGGGGTCGTGGCGGAAATTGCCGATCGCGTCGTGGTGATGGAGAAGGGATATCTCGTTGAGCAGGGGCGAGCGGATCAGGTTCTTATCAATCCCGTTCACCCTTACACCCAGCGGCTGGTTGCGGCGGTTCCGCGAATGCGCAGTGTCGAGCGTTCGATCGATGAGGAAGTTCCCGTTGTTCTCGAGGTGGAAAACCTCGAGAAGGAATACCGAAGCTCAGGATCGTTTTTCCGCAAGGCCCGCACCGTCAAGGCCGTGAACAATGTGAGTTTCAAGCTTCGAAAAGGACAGACCCTCGGCGTCGTCGGGGAAAGCGGATCGGGCAAATCTTCCCTCGGACGCGTGTTGCTGAAGTTGCTTGACCCGGATGGCGGGGCCATTCGCTTCGACGGCCGCGATATCGCGACGATGGACGAAAGTGCGTTTCGAGCTTTGCGACCCTATATTCAGATGATCTTTCAGGATCCATTTGCTTCGCTCAATCCGCGCCATACCATTGGCAAGATTTTGACGGTCGGTCCGCTTGCCCATGGAATGGCCTTGCATGAGGCGAGAACAAAAGCCCTTGGAATTCTGAAACTCGTTGGTCTGGATGAGCAGGCTTATGACCGTTTTCCGCATGAATTCTCCGGCGGACAGCGCCAGCGCATCGGAATTGCCCGTGCCCTGATGTTCGATCCGGTTGTTCTGGTGGCTGACGAAGCCGTGTCTGCCCTTGACGTTTCCATACAGGCCCAGGTTCTGGAGCTTCTGGCCCGCGTGCAAAGGGAAATGAAGGTGGCAATGATCTTCATCACTCATGACCTGAGGGTCGCAAGCCAGATTTGCGATGACGTCCTCGTCATGCACAAGGGAACAGTGGTAGAGCAGGGACCTCCGACGAAAATCTTCCGCGCACCCACGCATCCCTATACGCAAAAACTCGTTGCAGCCATTCCTGGCGCAGACTGGGAACCATCGGCCGAGGTAGCCCACATGTGA
- a CDS encoding glycosyltransferase family 2 protein, whose protein sequence is MYFSAEGDVQSVLYVNLTIAIGAILFALLADPRKMVDRLAFSIIMLLSLGVYIVWRATDTLPPLEFSLETLWCYTYFTFELISVLYAMGSILILLRRTDWSAVADQGEAYLAGNPHAPLVDVFICTYNEPLNVLEKSIIAAQAMDYPRLRVFVCDDTRRAEVRTYCEAVGVNYVTRPDNKHAKAGNLNNALLHTNALEEVSDFIMVLDADFAPQANFLRRVTGLFSDPKVAVVQTPQFYFNSDPIQHNLGIDKSFVDDQRVFFDVFQPAKDAVGCAFCVGTSFVVRRAAVNGIGGFPSDALSEDMLLTYRLMERGYVTRWLNEKLSVGLSAEGVPEYITQRTRWCLGTIQIGLLRTGPLWRGNFTLTQRLHYLHGLFCWLSKPFILCLLLAPSIYWLTGVSALQADELMFMKLGLSSLALFWTYSTWISGKRTLPLFTEVTHALTAVPITITLFQAIRKPFGRPFKVTEKGGDRSQVRVHLPTAIFFAFVTLSSAVSIVLAVYGLDAPSELSSRDCLNLIWSAVAMVIAFTSFICCIELPRFGKEEMIGVDFRGQLRSASSTRPVRITGLSTENITLAAVPSSSDVTDVFVPEAGWMRISPAEHAQNSGKFDIHPSDEQRRSILRLLFRKAPENVAEQGDLMKSMRILLARAFG, encoded by the coding sequence ATGTATTTCAGTGCTGAAGGTGACGTTCAGTCGGTGCTTTATGTGAACCTGACGATTGCGATTGGGGCGATCCTGTTTGCCCTTCTCGCTGATCCCAGAAAGATGGTCGACAGGTTGGCCTTCAGCATCATCATGTTGCTATCGCTTGGTGTCTATATCGTATGGCGGGCAACGGATACCTTGCCGCCGCTGGAATTCTCCCTCGAAACGCTCTGGTGCTACACCTATTTCACCTTCGAGCTGATCTCGGTGCTTTACGCCATGGGGTCCATCCTCATACTTCTTCGCCGGACCGACTGGTCAGCCGTTGCCGATCAGGGAGAGGCATATCTTGCAGGCAACCCGCATGCGCCGCTCGTCGATGTGTTTATCTGCACTTACAACGAGCCGCTGAACGTTCTCGAAAAATCCATCATCGCCGCGCAGGCGATGGATTATCCTCGACTGCGCGTCTTCGTCTGTGACGACACACGTCGCGCAGAGGTAAGAACCTATTGCGAAGCCGTGGGCGTGAACTACGTCACACGTCCCGACAACAAGCACGCCAAGGCAGGCAATCTCAACAATGCGCTGCTCCACACCAATGCGCTGGAAGAGGTTTCCGACTTCATCATGGTCCTCGATGCGGATTTTGCCCCCCAGGCAAACTTCCTGCGGCGCGTGACGGGTCTCTTTTCGGACCCGAAGGTGGCTGTCGTCCAGACGCCTCAATTCTATTTCAACAGTGATCCAATTCAGCACAATCTCGGTATCGACAAGAGCTTCGTGGACGACCAGCGGGTCTTCTTCGACGTCTTCCAGCCGGCCAAGGATGCCGTTGGTTGCGCTTTTTGCGTCGGCACCAGCTTCGTCGTACGCCGCGCCGCGGTAAATGGTATTGGCGGTTTCCCTTCGGATGCGCTTTCCGAAGACATGCTGCTGACATATCGCCTGATGGAAAGGGGATATGTCACGCGCTGGCTGAATGAGAAGTTGAGCGTTGGATTGTCGGCGGAAGGTGTACCCGAATACATCACCCAGCGCACCCGCTGGTGTCTCGGCACGATCCAGATCGGGCTTTTGCGGACCGGACCTCTCTGGCGTGGAAATTTTACGCTGACGCAGCGGCTGCACTATCTGCATGGACTTTTCTGCTGGCTGTCGAAGCCGTTTATCCTGTGCCTGCTGCTTGCACCGTCCATCTATTGGCTGACGGGTGTATCGGCGCTGCAGGCCGATGAGCTGATGTTCATGAAGCTCGGCCTGTCATCTCTTGCGCTTTTCTGGACCTATTCCACCTGGATATCCGGCAAGAGGACGCTTCCTCTCTTCACCGAAGTCACCCACGCCCTGACCGCCGTACCCATTACCATCACGCTTTTTCAGGCAATCCGTAAACCGTTCGGGCGCCCGTTCAAAGTCACCGAAAAGGGAGGAGACCGATCCCAGGTCCGTGTCCACCTCCCGACGGCGATTTTTTTCGCTTTCGTGACCCTGTCTTCGGCCGTCTCCATCGTGCTGGCTGTCTATGGTCTGGATGCTCCGTCCGAGCTGTCCTCGCGGGACTGCCTCAATCTGATCTGGTCCGCCGTCGCGATGGTGATCGCATTCACCAGCTTCATTTGCTGCATTGAATTGCCGCGTTTCGGCAAGGAGGAAATGATCGGAGTGGATTTTCGCGGGCAGTTGCGGTCCGCATCCTCGACGAGACCGGTGCGTATCACCGGCCTCTCAACCGAAAACATCACACTGGCTGCGGTTCCGTCTTCCAGCGATGTAACGGATGTTTTCGTACCGGAGGCGGGGTGGATGCGGATCAGCCCTGCGGAGCACGCGCAGAACTCCGGAAAGTTCGATATTCATCCAAGCGACGAGCAGCGCCGGTCCATTTTGCGCCTGTTGTTTCGCAAGGCTCCTGAAAATGTCGCGGAACAGGGCGACCTGATGAAATCCATGCGGATTCTTCTCGCACGGGCATTCGGGTGA
- a CDS encoding NAD(P)/FAD-dependent oxidoreductase, which translates to MPGPYVVPVHGDAELPKEVDVVVIGGGIVGTSTALELIDQGLRVALCEKGGIGHEQSSRNWGWVRISRRDPREVPLMAEALRIWADLNRRTGRETGFKQSGIVFTCANDKEFSEHERWNRNLEGYQIESRMLSAAEFKAKYPGSDMNVAGALYTAGDCRAEPQRAAPAIAEAARDRGAFILTECAVRGLQLSGGKVSGVVTERGEIACKAAVMAGGAWSSLFLGNNGLDLPQLKVMNSVLRTKPLEGGPEQAIWSNGFAIRKRLDGGYTIANGFQNIVDIVPASFRYAAKFLPALRHEWRSLDLRLTGRFYDEWRMPRRWKLDEPSPFEYNRVLDPVPSTKMTDGALAKLKQAFPVFEKAEIAQRWAGMIDVTPDAIPVIDAIDAIPGFHVATGFSGHGFGIGPAAGKLMADIVTGRTPIVDRYDFRFSRFSDGSKIELVSGF; encoded by the coding sequence ATGCCCGGTCCTTATGTCGTCCCCGTTCATGGCGATGCGGAACTACCGAAAGAAGTCGATGTCGTCGTCATAGGCGGCGGCATCGTCGGCACCTCCACTGCGCTCGAACTCATCGATCAGGGGCTGCGTGTCGCCCTTTGTGAAAAAGGCGGCATTGGGCACGAGCAGTCGAGCCGAAACTGGGGATGGGTCCGCATTTCCCGTCGCGATCCGCGGGAAGTACCGTTGATGGCGGAGGCGCTTCGGATCTGGGCCGATCTCAATCGCCGGACCGGCCGGGAGACCGGTTTTAAACAATCCGGCATCGTCTTCACCTGCGCCAATGACAAGGAATTTTCCGAGCACGAACGCTGGAACCGCAATCTGGAGGGATATCAGATTGAAAGCCGCATGCTAAGCGCGGCGGAATTCAAGGCGAAGTATCCCGGCTCAGACATGAATGTTGCGGGGGCGCTTTACACTGCCGGGGACTGCCGCGCTGAACCGCAGCGAGCCGCGCCCGCGATTGCGGAAGCGGCACGCGATCGCGGTGCCTTTATCCTGACGGAATGTGCTGTGCGTGGGTTGCAGCTTTCCGGCGGCAAGGTCTCCGGTGTGGTGACGGAACGGGGTGAAATTGCCTGCAAAGCGGCCGTCATGGCAGGCGGCGCATGGTCGAGCCTGTTTCTGGGCAACAACGGACTTGATCTACCACAGCTCAAGGTAATGAACTCCGTGCTGAGGACAAAGCCGCTGGAGGGCGGGCCGGAACAGGCGATCTGGTCAAACGGCTTTGCGATCCGCAAACGCCTCGACGGCGGATATACAATCGCAAACGGCTTCCAGAATATCGTCGATATCGTTCCGGCGTCTTTCCGTTATGCGGCGAAATTCCTGCCGGCGTTGCGGCACGAGTGGCGTTCGCTCGATCTGCGTCTGACGGGCAGGTTTTACGATGAGTGGCGTATGCCGCGCCGCTGGAAGCTCGATGAGCCATCGCCCTTCGAATATAATCGGGTGCTCGATCCAGTTCCGTCGACGAAGATGACGGACGGCGCCCTTGCAAAGCTCAAGCAGGCATTTCCCGTCTTCGAGAAGGCAGAAATCGCGCAACGCTGGGCGGGCATGATCGATGTGACGCCGGACGCCATTCCGGTCATCGACGCCATCGATGCGATTCCGGGTTTCCATGTCGCCACGGGTTTTTCGGGACATGGTTTCGGAATAGGTCCGGCGGCCGGAAAACTCATGGCCGATATTGTCACCGGCCGCACTCCGATCGTCGATCGCTACGATTTCCGTTTCAGCCGCTTCAGCGACGGTTCGAAGATCGAACTGGTCAGCGGGTTCTGA
- a CDS encoding HlyD family efflux transporter periplasmic adaptor subunit: MLVKIGKLVNAIFTMLRRTRTSFTISILREERFLNNRGVDFMLFRNKPDAKYKGASVRLASYTVLGVVATVFSSSVFPPVFTSQTSRALINAPIIPLTTPISGVVKTSNDRGGATIENDKVDNTTLIGLKVQLAALDNEMRQKNSIVSDYASRIDDLNRDLSSQQAALLLRTESDLEAAEAALQMVTYSTRIAKAEAARKQKLVDKGVFQGISEDIADTIQLEDTKLKAARVAVNKLNKDMTFARQGIYIGSDLQSLQNLQQEIRTRTADLMQVRMQMTTLETRRSELETLATTEASRIDRLTHADLAIPPGTTLYKPVAATGREVVAGDTLAEALDCRNAFVVAIFSERQAQALSVGSRVKVDAGSWAQESSGTVERLVPRTTERVDLDYAVPFPPTERRELYAFIRMDGTDQPDLSHQKSCSVGTWVNVTLPNEWLDRTRNYVHEASADLLQYAKNSAKEIPSVTQAAMALLESSRNRIFAYMGMEQPRQGRLPELAAPNRQLDDTRHAANGPVPQTKISRTQS, from the coding sequence TTGTTGGTCAAAATTGGAAAATTAGTTAATGCAATTTTTACTATGTTGCGGCGCACAAGAACTTCATTCACCATTTCAATACTGCGGGAGGAACGGTTTCTCAACAACAGAGGAGTTGATTTCATGCTGTTCCGCAATAAGCCTGACGCAAAATATAAAGGCGCATCCGTAAGATTAGCCTCCTATACTGTTCTCGGTGTGGTGGCGACGGTGTTTTCTTCTTCCGTGTTTCCGCCTGTATTCACCTCTCAAACGAGCCGTGCTCTGATCAATGCCCCCATTATTCCCTTGACGACGCCGATCAGCGGCGTTGTGAAAACATCGAACGACAGGGGCGGTGCCACCATCGAGAACGACAAGGTGGACAATACAACGCTGATCGGCCTGAAGGTTCAACTGGCGGCGCTTGACAATGAGATGCGCCAGAAGAACTCGATCGTTTCGGACTATGCCTCGCGGATCGACGACCTGAACAGGGATCTTTCCAGCCAGCAGGCGGCTTTGCTGCTGCGGACAGAGTCCGATCTCGAGGCTGCAGAGGCGGCCTTGCAGATGGTTACCTATTCCACGCGGATCGCAAAAGCCGAAGCGGCTCGCAAACAAAAACTCGTCGACAAGGGCGTTTTTCAAGGCATAAGCGAAGACATCGCCGATACGATACAACTTGAAGATACAAAACTGAAGGCGGCGCGTGTCGCTGTCAACAAGCTGAACAAGGACATGACCTTCGCGCGGCAGGGGATTTATATTGGATCCGATCTGCAATCGCTGCAGAACCTCCAGCAGGAAATCCGCACCAGAACGGCTGACCTGATGCAGGTGCGGATGCAGATGACCACACTTGAAACACGGAGAAGCGAACTCGAGACCCTGGCAACGACTGAGGCCTCGCGCATCGACAGGTTGACGCATGCAGATCTCGCCATTCCGCCGGGAACGACGCTCTACAAGCCTGTGGCTGCGACCGGGCGGGAAGTTGTCGCCGGTGACACGCTTGCAGAGGCACTCGATTGCCGCAACGCGTTTGTTGTCGCTATCTTCTCCGAGCGCCAGGCGCAGGCACTCTCCGTTGGCTCGCGTGTCAAGGTCGATGCGGGGAGCTGGGCCCAGGAGAGCAGTGGCACGGTGGAAAGGTTGGTGCCGCGCACAACTGAACGGGTGGATCTTGATTACGCTGTCCCATTTCCGCCAACAGAGAGACGCGAACTTTATGCGTTCATCCGCATGGATGGTACCGATCAGCCCGATCTTTCGCATCAGAAATCCTGCTCGGTCGGCACATGGGTCAATGTGACCCTGCCAAACGAATGGCTGGACAGGACGCGAAACTACGTTCACGAAGCGTCCGCTGATCTCCTCCAATATGCGAAGAACTCCGCGAAGGAGATTCCGTCTGTCACGCAGGCAGCCATGGCGCTCCTTGAATCGTCGCGGAACAGGATCTTCGCCTATATGGGAATGGAACAGCCGCGCCAGGGACGGCTGCCGGAGCTTGCAGCGCCGAACCGTCAACTGGATGACACAAGGCATGCCGCGAACGGGCCCGTTCCCCAGACCAAGATTTCGCGAACTCAATCCTGA
- a CDS encoding peptide ABC transporter substrate-binding protein, producing MSDQNKPLMNTTRRQALGLLALGASGVVLSGLPGFSRAMAQGESAKGQLTVGFSQEPTVFNPHMPHIEVDEGIHFSIFDPLFYVDEKGAFVAALAAEVPTVENGGISADGLAWKVKLRDDVKWHDGKPFTAEDVKFTLELLVDPNFRSWRKTGHEFVRDLTVVSPTEITWKMEKPFAPYPSILASTFITPKHLLGAEADRNTAAYNNAPVGTGAFKWKERVAGDYILLEANADYFGDGPHIERLIYKYVPDLNVLYTQFKTGDIDVVGLQWITPDHYDEAKDLSGKVVNVVPGSTIESLSFNMERPQFKDPAVREALYAAIDKQSIIEALYYGLPAPTESYVPQQSFYYNPDLPKHEYSIERAKKLLEDAGWVAGADGVRAKDGVKLAFTCSTTAGNHIREQVQQYIQQSFKDIGVEMTISNLPPAVMWGDYWMLSKFDSVIVGLDFLTGPDPDTSDFFRSTSSPAKGGSGQNTWQFANKEVDELLAKGGSLFVPEERKAVYLKIQEIMRKELPLLPLFQYATVRGHKQGVENVKPNVNTRIDTWNVATWHLA from the coding sequence ATGTCCGACCAGAACAAGCCGCTTATGAATACCACCCGCCGCCAGGCACTCGGCCTTTTGGCGCTTGGCGCATCCGGTGTCGTCCTTTCAGGCCTTCCGGGCTTTTCCCGCGCAATGGCGCAGGGAGAGTCCGCCAAAGGCCAGTTGACCGTCGGGTTCTCGCAGGAACCCACTGTTTTCAACCCCCATATGCCTCATATCGAAGTTGATGAAGGTATCCATTTCAGCATTTTCGACCCACTCTTTTATGTCGATGAGAAAGGCGCTTTTGTTGCTGCCCTCGCCGCCGAGGTGCCGACCGTCGAAAACGGCGGTATTTCCGCCGATGGCCTCGCTTGGAAAGTCAAACTTCGTGACGACGTCAAGTGGCACGATGGAAAGCCTTTCACAGCCGAAGACGTGAAGTTCACGCTTGAACTGCTCGTCGATCCCAACTTCCGGTCGTGGCGCAAGACCGGGCATGAGTTTGTGCGTGATCTTACTGTGGTCTCGCCAACGGAAATCACCTGGAAGATGGAAAAGCCCTTTGCGCCATATCCATCGATCCTCGCGTCCACATTCATTACCCCGAAACATCTCCTGGGTGCGGAAGCTGACCGCAACACGGCCGCCTACAACAACGCCCCGGTTGGAACGGGCGCCTTCAAGTGGAAGGAGCGTGTTGCCGGAGACTACATCCTGCTTGAAGCCAATGCCGATTATTTCGGTGACGGCCCGCATATCGAGCGTTTGATCTACAAATACGTGCCCGATCTGAACGTTCTCTACACCCAGTTCAAGACAGGCGATATCGACGTGGTCGGCCTTCAATGGATCACGCCCGACCATTATGACGAGGCCAAGGATCTGTCCGGCAAGGTTGTCAATGTCGTGCCGGGCTCGACGATTGAATCGCTCTCGTTCAATATGGAGCGACCGCAATTCAAGGATCCGGCTGTCCGGGAAGCGCTTTACGCTGCGATCGACAAGCAATCGATCATCGAGGCGCTTTATTACGGTCTACCGGCGCCCACGGAAAGTTACGTCCCGCAGCAGTCCTTCTATTACAATCCTGATCTGCCCAAACACGAATATTCCATCGAAAGAGCGAAGAAGCTGCTGGAGGATGCTGGTTGGGTCGCCGGTGCAGATGGCGTCCGAGCAAAAGATGGCGTGAAGCTTGCCTTCACCTGCTCGACAACGGCGGGAAATCACATCCGTGAACAGGTGCAGCAATACATACAGCAATCCTTTAAGGATATCGGCGTGGAGATGACCATTTCCAACCTGCCGCCTGCCGTCATGTGGGGCGACTACTGGATGCTGTCGAAGTTCGATTCCGTTATTGTCGGGCTCGATTTCCTGACCGGTCCTGACCCGGATACGTCGGACTTCTTCCGCTCGACATCGAGTCCGGCGAAAGGCGGTTCGGGACAGAATACCTGGCAGTTTGCGAACAAAGAGGTTGACGAACTTCTTGCGAAGGGCGGCAGCCTCTTTGTGCCGGAGGAGCGCAAGGCCGTCTACCTGAAGATTCAGGAGATCATGCGCAAGGAACTGCCGCTGCTGCCGCTCTTCCAGTATGCGACGGTACGCGGGCATAAGCAGGGTGTCGAGAACGTCAAACCCAATGTCAACACACGCATCGATACCTGGAACGTTGCGACCTGGCACCTGGCGTAA
- a CDS encoding glucoamylase family protein codes for MRSDGLPIHEITSISGVGFGFLALVVGVHRAWITRQEGADRANRMLRSLGAVKRFHGAFPHFIQTAGGKTIPFAKFDDGGDLVETALLVQGLICAREFFDRQTADEIDLRRSVADIVETVEWAWFTQGKRGPLFWHWSPRYGWAKNLPIVGWNEALVSYVLAAGSTADAIDPASYHAGWARNGEITNGTTYLGVRLPLGEPFGGPLFLSHYSFCTLDPRGLGDVYCSDYLEQVHAHSLINYRYCSTRYAPEDGWGLSACDGPKGYVVNSPTDDHGIIATTAALSSMPFLPLRSKQAAERFLQWHGGALVGRFGLMDSFEPTTGWVSKTHLAINQGPVVAMMENHRSGLIWDLFMNAQEIQTGLCRLGFRNASQQARREIDAATVRAIPK; via the coding sequence ATGCGTTCCGACGGTCTGCCAATCCACGAGATCACCTCCATATCGGGAGTGGGCTTCGGGTTTCTCGCGCTTGTCGTCGGCGTTCATCGCGCGTGGATAACGAGGCAGGAGGGCGCCGATCGGGCAAACCGCATGTTGCGATCGCTCGGCGCGGTAAAACGATTTCACGGTGCCTTTCCCCATTTCATCCAGACGGCTGGCGGAAAGACAATTCCCTTCGCGAAGTTCGATGATGGCGGGGACCTCGTCGAGACGGCTCTCCTCGTTCAGGGGCTGATTTGCGCCCGGGAGTTCTTCGACAGGCAGACAGCCGATGAAATCGATCTACGCCGATCCGTCGCCGACATCGTCGAGACGGTGGAGTGGGCCTGGTTCACACAGGGAAAACGCGGACCGCTCTTCTGGCACTGGAGCCCCCGATACGGCTGGGCGAAGAACCTTCCTATCGTCGGCTGGAATGAGGCTCTCGTCAGTTACGTGCTGGCGGCAGGATCAACTGCTGACGCGATAGACCCGGCATCCTATCACGCCGGCTGGGCGCGAAATGGGGAAATCACGAACGGCACGACCTATCTTGGCGTCCGACTGCCGCTTGGCGAGCCCTTTGGAGGCCCGCTTTTTCTGTCGCATTACTCGTTCTGCACGCTCGATCCGCGCGGTCTGGGGGATGTCTATTGCAGCGATTATCTCGAACAGGTGCATGCGCATAGTCTGATCAACTATCGCTATTGCAGCACTCGCTACGCGCCTGAAGACGGATGGGGTCTGTCCGCCTGCGATGGGCCGAAAGGGTATGTTGTCAACTCTCCGACGGATGATCACGGTATCATTGCGACGACGGCTGCACTCTCCAGCATGCCTTTTCTGCCGCTCCGATCAAAACAGGCGGCCGAGCGCTTTCTGCAATGGCATGGCGGCGCGCTGGTGGGTCGCTTTGGACTCATGGATTCCTTCGAGCCGACAACCGGCTGGGTCTCCAAAACACATCTCGCCATCAACCAGGGCCCTGTTGTTGCCATGATGGAGAACCATCGAAGCGGACTTATCTGGGATTTGTTCATGAACGCGCAGGAGATTCAAACCGGCCTGTGCCGGCTCGGCTTCCGAAACGCATCGCAACAGGCAAGGCGGGAAATCGACGCTGCCACGGTTCGAGCTATCCCAAAATAG
- a CDS encoding SDR family NAD(P)-dependent oxidoreductase: MTDRRGGRVALISGASRGIGDHIGAALLQQGWLVSLGMRTPVLPSWAVGREKDVHLFSYDANDAAETRWTEDALRHFGRIDAIVANAGIMIPKTVIEANDDDIDAMLSVNVKAPRRLVKAAWNALCESGRGRVIILASLSGKRVKSASAGSYSLSKFAAVALAHAIRQAGFEKGVRATAVCPGFVATDMAAALSERPAEQMTQPTDLGRIIAMLLSLPNEASVAEFAINCQLEEFF, translated from the coding sequence ATGACAGATCGGCGAGGAGGGCGGGTTGCTCTCATCTCGGGTGCCAGCCGGGGTATCGGAGATCACATTGGTGCAGCGCTTCTGCAGCAAGGTTGGCTGGTGTCACTCGGCATGCGTACGCCTGTCCTGCCGTCCTGGGCTGTTGGTCGCGAGAAAGACGTTCATCTGTTCAGCTATGATGCGAACGATGCCGCTGAAACGCGCTGGACGGAAGACGCTCTCCGGCATTTCGGTCGCATCGATGCGATCGTCGCGAACGCCGGCATCATGATCCCGAAGACGGTGATCGAGGCGAATGACGACGATATCGACGCCATGCTTTCCGTGAACGTCAAGGCGCCGCGAAGACTGGTGAAAGCCGCTTGGAACGCCCTGTGCGAAAGCGGTCGTGGCCGCGTGATCATCCTTGCCTCCCTTTCGGGAAAGCGCGTCAAGTCGGCATCGGCGGGCAGTTATTCGCTCTCCAAATTTGCCGCTGTCGCCCTTGCCCATGCCATTCGGCAGGCGGGCTTTGAGAAAGGGGTGCGTGCTACGGCGGTTTGCCCGGGATTTGTCGCAACCGATATGGCTGCCGCTTTGTCCGAGCGGCCGGCCGAGCAGATGACCCAGCCCACGGATCTCGGCCGCATCATTGCCATGCTGCTCTCCCTTCCGAACGAGGCTTCCGTCGCCGAATTCGCCATCAATTGTCAGCTTGAGGAGTTTTTCTGA
- a CDS encoding MarR family winged helix-turn-helix transcriptional regulator yields the protein MSKPTAKPPVSPTDINLDVLEDTLSFYIRTINLAVSRDLDNRLEGLDVAKGTGKITTLLLVDDYPGIRPSVIAHLTMRDRSAMGRVIDQMVSHDLIRREVSPDDSRAQELYITAAGSALALKIREIVPQQSRDFFSFIPEDEQKQVIDILRRAYRHIVGLS from the coding sequence ATGTCCAAACCTACAGCCAAACCGCCTGTATCGCCTACCGACATCAATCTCGACGTGCTTGAAGACACGCTGAGCTTCTATATCCGCACGATCAATCTCGCCGTATCGCGAGATCTGGACAACCGGCTGGAGGGGCTGGATGTGGCGAAGGGAACTGGAAAAATCACGACTTTGCTGCTTGTCGACGATTATCCCGGAATCCGCCCTTCAGTGATTGCGCATCTGACGATGCGGGACCGTTCCGCTATGGGAAGGGTCATCGATCAGATGGTGTCACACGACCTGATTCGCCGGGAGGTGTCGCCGGACGATAGCCGGGCGCAGGAACTCTACATCACCGCGGCGGGGTCAGCACTCGCCTTGAAAATCCGGGAAATCGTTCCGCAGCAATCGCGCGACTTCTTCTCCTTCATTCCGGAAGACGAACAGAAACAGGTGATCGACATTTTGCGTCGTGCCTACCGTCACATCGTGGGGCTATCATGA